The following coding sequences lie in one Jonesia denitrificans DSM 20603 genomic window:
- a CDS encoding VOC family protein — protein MAHHTLVPNIWCNGDAEALVAFYSTVFPEVTVHQTLHYPQHGLPHFQEHMAGKILTIDFSIMGARFIAINAGPDFHANPSLSFMVSITPEISDDPRTLVTTLWDALVAEGSALMPLGDYPFSEHYGWVEDRFGISWQLMAHTTTPTSRHAATPPRPTIMPALMFGAHHVNQAEEAITHYMSVFPNSQFGEIARYSHPQGPADAGSLMYCDAVLNGSWISVMDAGVDQDFTFTEGVSLLVECSTQEEIDHYWAGLSHRPEAEQCGWCQDQFGVSWQIAPPATPEDVEDLGAYQAMMSMKKIHLQQLRDARGSAG, from the coding sequence ATGGCACACCACACACTCGTGCCCAACATCTGGTGCAATGGTGACGCGGAAGCACTTGTCGCGTTTTACAGCACCGTGTTTCCAGAAGTGACTGTTCACCAAACACTGCACTACCCACAGCATGGCCTACCCCACTTCCAAGAACACATGGCTGGAAAAATCCTCACCATTGACTTCTCCATCATGGGAGCACGATTCATCGCGATCAACGCAGGGCCCGACTTCCACGCCAACCCCTCACTCTCCTTCATGGTGAGTATCACCCCAGAAATCAGTGACGACCCGCGTACGCTGGTCACCACCCTGTGGGACGCCCTCGTCGCCGAAGGATCAGCGCTCATGCCGCTCGGAGACTACCCATTCTCTGAACACTACGGCTGGGTAGAGGACCGATTCGGAATCAGCTGGCAACTGATGGCACACACCACCACACCCACGTCACGACATGCCGCCACTCCCCCACGCCCCACCATCATGCCCGCCCTGATGTTCGGAGCCCACCACGTCAACCAGGCCGAAGAAGCCATCACGCACTACATGTCCGTCTTCCCGAACTCACAGTTCGGCGAAATAGCCCGCTACTCCCACCCCCAAGGGCCAGCGGACGCTGGATCACTGATGTACTGTGACGCCGTGCTCAACGGGTCATGGATCAGTGTGATGGACGCCGGAGTTGACCAAGACTTCACCTTCACCGAAGGGGTCTCACTCCTTGTTGAATGCTCCACACAAGAAGAGATCGACCACTACTGGGCCGGGCTGTCACACAGGCCTGAAGCAGAACAATGCGGCTGGTGCCAAGATCAGTTCGGTGTCAGCTGGCAAATCGCGCCTCCCGCAACACCGGAAGACGTCGAAGACCTCGGGGCATACCAAGCGATGATGTCCATGAAAAAAATACATCTCCAACAGCTACGTGACGCACGAGGCAGCGCAGGCTAA
- a CDS encoding glycine betaine/L-proline ABC transporter ATP-binding protein, with product MSTNEIVLKAQGLYKVFGHRPETAVTKLSQGTSRTDLGPGTTAAVIDASFDVQRGEIFVVMGLSGSGKSTLIRMLNGLWEPTAGNVTILGDSITGVPARTLRAVREKRISMVFQQFALLPHRTVIDNVAYGLEIRKMPRAQRLAKAREYVNMVGLDGWEDKYPQELSGGMQQRVGLARALAADTDVLLMDEAFSALDPLIRREMQEQLVELQSKLGKTIIFITHDLNEAMFLGDRIAVMRDGRIVQIGTPEEILTDPANDYVSQFVQDVDRARVLTASSVAQPPAALMQLPGGPRKALRIMREQQTSACFVVDRARKLHGVMTDRVALELVRKGVDDVSGHLAQASHTAPDALLADLVTPSVESVLPLAVVDESTRLVGVIPRVVLLAALGGEHEAGVNAEPVPPALAPSVVEEALSAEEADK from the coding sequence ATGAGTACCAACGAGATCGTCCTCAAAGCCCAAGGGCTGTACAAGGTCTTTGGACACCGACCTGAAACAGCCGTCACTAAACTTTCCCAAGGAACAAGCCGAACCGACCTCGGTCCAGGAACAACCGCCGCAGTGATCGACGCATCGTTTGACGTCCAGCGTGGCGAAATCTTCGTGGTCATGGGCCTATCAGGGTCGGGGAAATCCACCCTTATCCGGATGCTCAACGGACTGTGGGAGCCAACGGCAGGCAACGTCACAATCCTTGGCGACTCCATCACCGGTGTCCCCGCCCGCACGTTGCGTGCTGTCCGGGAAAAGCGCATCTCCATGGTGTTCCAACAGTTCGCGCTCCTGCCACACCGTACTGTGATCGACAACGTCGCCTACGGACTAGAAATTCGCAAAATGCCTCGTGCGCAGCGTCTCGCTAAAGCGCGTGAATACGTGAACATGGTGGGCCTTGACGGCTGGGAAGACAAATACCCCCAAGAGCTTTCCGGGGGTATGCAGCAACGCGTTGGGTTGGCTCGTGCTCTTGCTGCTGACACCGATGTGCTCCTCATGGACGAAGCGTTCTCCGCCCTGGATCCACTGATCCGCCGCGAGATGCAAGAACAGCTGGTGGAATTGCAGTCCAAGCTGGGAAAAACCATCATCTTCATCACCCACGACCTCAACGAAGCGATGTTCCTTGGTGACCGCATCGCAGTCATGCGTGATGGTCGAATCGTGCAAATTGGGACTCCCGAAGAAATCTTGACTGACCCAGCCAACGACTACGTGTCTCAATTTGTTCAGGACGTCGATCGTGCCCGGGTTCTCACTGCTTCGTCGGTAGCGCAACCCCCAGCTGCGCTCATGCAACTGCCCGGTGGGCCTCGTAAGGCGCTGCGCATCATGCGTGAGCAGCAAACGTCAGCCTGTTTTGTTGTTGACCGCGCCCGCAAGCTGCACGGAGTGATGACGGACCGCGTCGCGTTAGAACTTGTGCGCAAAGGCGTCGATGACGTCTCCGGGCATTTGGCGCAGGCGTCACACACAGCACCTGATGCGCTACTTGCTGACTTGGTGACTCCTTCAGTGGAGTCTGTTTTGCCGCTAGCGGTTGTTGATGAGTCAACACGACTGGTGGGCGTGATCCCGCGTGTTGTCTTGCTGGCAGCTCTCGGTGGCGAACATGAGGCAGGGGTGAACGCTGAGCCTGTGCCTCCAGCGTTGGCGCCCTCTGTTGTTGAAGAAGCGTTGAGTGCTGAGGAGGCGGACAAATGA
- the ald gene encoding alanine dehydrogenase, protein MHIGVPTEVKNNENRVALTPEGVSELVRHNHTILIQAGAGAGSGISDDEYRAQGATIVTTADEAWSCELVVKVKEPVASEYRYLRPDLTLFAYLHLAAAPPLATQLVNNHVTAIAYETVQQTDGSLPLLAPMSEIAGRLAVQVGAYHLMRPVGGSGVLMGGIAGTPRAHVVVLGGGVAGTHAAQVASGMGADVTVVDVSLPRLRTFENRFHGRIHTALSSPMRISSLLDNADLVIGAVLVAGGTTPSLVTSAMVETMRPGSVLVDVAIDQGGCFEPSRPTTHDDPTYTVHNSIFYCVANMPGAVPRTSTRALTNATLPYISQLAAHGWRTAAHLNPALASGINTTGGTITHPHVAKALGTQHSGLPTVSG, encoded by the coding sequence ATGCATATTGGTGTACCCACCGAAGTCAAGAACAACGAAAACCGAGTGGCACTCACCCCTGAAGGAGTTTCCGAACTCGTCCGCCACAACCACACAATCCTCATCCAGGCAGGAGCAGGCGCAGGCTCAGGAATTAGCGACGACGAGTACCGTGCACAAGGAGCAACGATAGTCACCACCGCTGATGAGGCATGGAGTTGCGAACTCGTTGTCAAAGTGAAGGAACCAGTCGCCTCCGAATATCGCTACCTACGCCCCGACCTCACCCTCTTTGCCTACCTTCACCTTGCCGCAGCCCCACCACTTGCCACCCAACTCGTGAATAATCACGTCACAGCGATCGCCTACGAAACCGTCCAACAGACCGACGGCTCCCTCCCCCTCCTCGCCCCCATGAGCGAAATCGCTGGTCGACTAGCCGTTCAAGTTGGCGCCTACCACCTCATGCGCCCAGTTGGAGGATCCGGGGTCCTCATGGGCGGAATCGCTGGCACCCCACGCGCCCACGTCGTTGTTCTTGGTGGAGGTGTCGCTGGGACCCATGCCGCACAAGTAGCCTCAGGAATGGGAGCAGACGTCACCGTCGTGGACGTGTCCCTCCCCCGCCTGCGCACCTTCGAAAACCGCTTTCACGGTCGGATCCATACAGCCCTATCCTCCCCCATGCGCATCAGCTCACTCCTGGACAACGCCGATCTTGTCATCGGGGCTGTCCTCGTTGCAGGTGGAACCACCCCATCTCTCGTCACCAGCGCCATGGTCGAAACAATGCGCCCTGGATCCGTCCTTGTCGATGTTGCCATCGACCAAGGAGGATGCTTCGAACCATCACGCCCCACCACACACGATGATCCGACCTACACCGTGCACAACAGCATCTTCTACTGTGTTGCCAACATGCCCGGAGCAGTCCCCCGCACCTCAACTCGCGCACTCACCAACGCCACCCTCCCCTACATCAGTCAACTCGCCGCCCACGGGTGGCGCACCGCAGCCCACCTCAACCCAGCCCTCGCATCAGGAATCAACACCACCGGTGGCACCATCACCCACCCGCACGTGGCGAAGGCCCTTGGCACACAGCACAGCGGCCTACCCACAGTCAGTGGGTAG
- a CDS encoding glycine betaine ABC transporter substrate-binding protein — MMKKTASLAAVLAGGLVLASCSSDGGDTSQGDAGENKDLSIAVFNGWDEGIATSELWAAVLADEGYNVTLDYADAAPVFVGLSTGDYDFTTDVWLPGTHKEYVEEYGDQIEDLGSWFDQAKLTIAVNEDAPITSLAELADNADAFGNQIVGIEPAAGLTSATENEVIPTYGLEGMDFTTSSTVAMLSELKAATDAGENVVVTLWEPHWAYSAFPVRNLEDPEGALGGAELIHSYGRDGFAEDFPEVAQWLGDFSMDPELLYDLEDLLFNENDTDDYEPLVRQWMEENQEFVDSMTS, encoded by the coding sequence ATGATGAAGAAAACTGCTTCCCTTGCTGCCGTGTTGGCTGGTGGGCTTGTGCTTGCCTCCTGCTCGTCTGACGGCGGCGACACCTCGCAAGGTGACGCTGGTGAGAACAAAGACTTGAGCATTGCTGTGTTCAACGGCTGGGATGAGGGCATTGCGACCTCAGAGTTGTGGGCTGCTGTTCTCGCTGATGAGGGTTACAACGTGACCCTTGATTACGCGGATGCTGCCCCTGTGTTTGTGGGGTTGTCCACGGGTGACTATGACTTCACCACTGATGTGTGGCTGCCTGGTACCCACAAAGAGTACGTGGAAGAGTATGGTGACCAGATCGAGGATCTTGGTTCGTGGTTTGACCAGGCGAAGCTCACTATTGCTGTCAACGAAGATGCTCCGATCACCTCGCTTGCCGAGCTTGCTGACAATGCAGACGCGTTCGGAAACCAGATTGTTGGTATTGAGCCGGCTGCAGGGTTGACCTCTGCGACCGAAAACGAAGTCATCCCGACCTATGGTTTGGAAGGAATGGACTTCACGACCTCGTCGACTGTGGCGATGCTCTCTGAGTTGAAGGCTGCTACGGACGCGGGTGAGAATGTTGTGGTGACGCTGTGGGAGCCGCACTGGGCGTACTCAGCGTTCCCAGTGCGTAACCTTGAGGACCCCGAAGGCGCACTAGGCGGAGCTGAACTCATCCACTCGTATGGGCGTGATGGTTTTGCCGAGGACTTCCCGGAGGTGGCCCAATGGTTGGGTGACTTCTCCATGGACCCTGAACTGCTCTATGACTTGGAAGATTTGCTCTTCAACGAGAACGACACTGATGACTACGAGCCACTTGTGCGCCAGTGGATGGAAGAAAACCAAGAGTTTGTTGACTCCATGACTTCGTGA
- a CDS encoding ABC transporter permease, whose protein sequence is MNEMIRLPLGDWVSDGVDWVVANASAFFGVLRSIFLGAYDGVNWVLATPPAFVIIGAIVVLGLLARGWLFALLSGVGLVLIMAVDQWDNAMDTFALVLVAATIAILLAVPLGIAAAKVQWVSMVVRPFMDFLQTMPAFVYLIPALLLFRVGVAPGIVATILFAMPPGVRLTELGIRGVNRETVEAGQAFGATPGRILRQIQLPLAMPSIMAGINQVIMLSLSMVVIAGLVGAGGLGGDIIAALNRLDTALGVEAGLSVVILAMVLDRLTGAFGQRRGLYARLRNGRAAHRNTRAS, encoded by the coding sequence ATGAACGAGATGATTCGTCTTCCGTTAGGCGACTGGGTGAGCGACGGCGTTGATTGGGTTGTCGCGAATGCCTCCGCATTTTTCGGTGTGCTGCGCAGCATCTTCCTTGGTGCGTACGACGGCGTGAACTGGGTTCTTGCAACACCACCAGCGTTTGTCATTATCGGTGCCATCGTGGTGCTGGGTCTGTTGGCTCGTGGCTGGTTGTTTGCGTTACTCTCAGGTGTGGGGCTTGTCCTCATTATGGCTGTGGATCAATGGGATAACGCCATGGACACGTTTGCGTTGGTGCTCGTTGCGGCCACAATTGCGATTCTTCTTGCGGTTCCACTGGGTATTGCTGCTGCCAAAGTGCAGTGGGTGTCAATGGTGGTTCGACCGTTCATGGACTTCCTTCAAACGATGCCGGCGTTTGTGTATCTCATTCCGGCGCTGTTGCTGTTCCGTGTGGGGGTTGCCCCCGGTATTGTTGCCACCATTTTGTTTGCTATGCCACCGGGTGTTCGCCTCACAGAGCTGGGTATTCGCGGTGTCAACCGTGAAACCGTTGAAGCAGGCCAGGCGTTTGGCGCCACCCCGGGGCGCATCTTGAGGCAGATCCAATTGCCTCTTGCTATGCCGTCCATTATGGCCGGGATTAACCAGGTCATCATGTTGTCTTTGTCGATGGTTGTGATCGCTGGTCTCGTTGGGGCTGGTGGTCTTGGTGGTGACATCATTGCCGCCCTGAACCGTCTTGATACGGCACTCGGTGTGGAAGCCGGGTTGTCTGTTGTCATCCTCGCGATGGTCTTGGACCGTTTGACCGGTGCTTTTGGGCAGCGGCGAGGACTGTATGCACGGCTACGAAATGGTCGTGCTGCACATCGCAACACTCGGGCCTCCTGA